One Platichthys flesus chromosome 14, fPlaFle2.1, whole genome shotgun sequence genomic region harbors:
- the LOC133967970 gene encoding cAMP-specific 3',5'-cyclic phosphodiesterase 4B-like isoform X2, with amino-acid sequence MPEANYLFSVSWGYIKFKRMLNRELSHLSEMSRSGNQVSEYISNTFLDKQNELELPCPVPKSRERKRRQGQQQQQQQPQGGMMTHISGVRKVSHTPSISGSSCNRFGVKTDQEELLSKDLEDINRWGLNIFKVAEHSHNRPLTCVMYTIFQERDLMRTFHIPKDTFVTFMLTLEDHYHSDVAYHNSLHAADVAQSTHILLSTPALDAVFTDLEILAAIFASAIHDVDHPGVSNQFLINTNSELALMYNDESVLENHHLAVGFKLLQEDNCDIFQNLTKKQRQTLRRMVIDMVLATDMSKHMSLLADLKTMVETKKVTSSGVLLLDNYTDRMQVLRNMVHCADLSNPTKPLELYRQWTDRIMDEFFHQGDRERERGMEISPMCDKHTASVERTQVGFIDYIVHPLWETWADLVHPDAQDILDVLEDNRNWYQSMIPESPSPPFYTEGSPDGEGEGGPVTSKFQFELTLEDEDEPVGDVEAGMMETTDGRDNLTLQSHPSDEDGAPPAET; translated from the exons ATGCCTGAGGCCAACTACCTGTTCTCTGTGTCCTGGGGATACATTAAG TTCAAAAGGATGCTGAACCGGGAGCTAAGTCACCTGTCTGAGATGAGTCGCTCTGGCAACCAAGTGTCCGAGTACATCTCCAACACCTTCCTAG aCAAGCAAAATGAGTTGGAGCTTCCATGTCCAGTACCAAAGTCCAGGGAGAGGAAGCGGAGGCagggtcagcagcagcagcagcagcagccgcagggCGGGATGATGACTCACATCAGCGGGGTGAGGAAGGTCAGCCACACGCCCAGCATCTCGGGGAGCAGCTGCAATCGCTTCGGGGTCAAGACGgaccaggaggagctgctgtccaAG GACCTGGAAGACATCAACAGATGGGGGCTGAATATCTTCAAAGTGGCCGAGCACTCCCACAACCGACCCCTCACATGCGTCATGTACACCATCTTTCAG GAGCGAGATCTGATGAGGACGTTCCATATTCCAAAGGACACCTTTGTGACCTTCATGCTGACCCTGGAGGACCACTATCACTCCGACGTGGCGTACCACAACAGCCTGCACGCCGCCGACGTGGCCCAGTCCACTCACATCCTCCTGTCCACCCCTGCACTGGAT GCCGTCTTCACAGACCTGGAGATCCTCGCAGCCATTTTCGCCTCGGCCATTCACGACGTGGACCACCCTGGTGTGTCCAACCAGTTCCTCATCAACACCA ACTCTGAGCTGGCTCTCATGTACAACGATGAGTCAGTGCTGGAGAACCACCACTTGGCCGTGGGCttcaagctgctgcaggaagacaaCTGTGACATCTTCCAGAACCTCACCAAGAAGCAGAGGCAGACGCTGCGGAGAATGGTCATAGACATG GTGTTGGCGACCGACATGTCCAAACACATGAGCCTGCTGGCCGATCTGAAGACCATGGTGGAGACCAAGAAGGTGACGAGCTCCGGAGTCCTGCTGCTGGACAACTACACAGACAGGATGCAG GTTCTGCGGAACATGGTTCACTGTGCCGACCTGAGCAACCCGACCAAACCTCTGGAACTGTACCGGCAGTGGACGGACAGGATCATGGACGAGTTCTTCCaccagggagacagagagagggagcgcgGGATGGAGATCAGCCCGatgtgtgacaaacacacagcctcAGTGGAGAGAACACAG GTGGGCTTCATCGACTACATCGTCCACCCTCTGTGGGAGACGTGGGCCGACTTGGTCCACCCGGACGCCCAGGACATCCTTGATGTGCTTGAGGACAACAGGAACTGGTACCAAAGCATGATCCCCGAAagcccctcccctcccttctACACAGAAGGGAGCCCAGacggagagggggaggggggacccGTGACGAGTAAATTTCAGTTTGAACTGACgctggaggacgaggacgagccGGTGGGAGACGTGGAGGCCGGGATGATGGAGACCACCGACGGACGTGATAATCTGACACTCCAGAGCCATCCCTCCGATGAGGATGGGGCCCCCCCGGCGGAAACCTAG